The Pukyongia salina genome segment TTTAGCCATAGTACCTTCAGCAAAAATAGCGATAAAAATCCCTATCTTTCAGAAGCAAAAATTATTTTTCCATTTACCCCGAATGAAATTCCTCTCTTTATTCCTGCTACTAATCACCGTTCCCGCCTTATCGCAATCTTCAAAATTAGACCATAGCATATTCGACCAAAACGATGGCCTCGAACTAGACCGAATATTGGCGATGGAATTTGATGATGAAGGCTTCCTTTGGCTGGGAGGAACAAATCAGGATGTGCGAAAGATAATACTTAATGACACGGAACTTGCGCTTCAACGCTTCAATGGAAGCATCTTTCACACAATTCCGTTGCCCGTGGTACAGCCGCCTTTAACATTGGTGAGTCATATTTACAAAAGAGAGGACGGTTTGTTCTATGTGGTAGCACAGTCTGAAGAAGAGCATCTGTACCTATTCGATCCGTTAAGTCTCGAATTTTCTGAAATTGAAATGGGTGATACTGATAAAGGGCTGGTGAGCTGTTCGAACGTATTCAGGTATAAAGATAAAGATTACCTTCTTACTCAGGAGGCCTCTACCATAACCCTCAATGTTCTCACCAAAGATGCCGTATTAGTACCACAATTTAGCTTTCAGAATAAAGATCACAGATTCCTGTTAGAGTCTTCAACCAAATTTCTACCGTTTGATGATTTCTGCCTAATTGGCGATGATAATTTTCCGCTCACATTATTGGATTGGGAAGGCAATGTGCTCAAAGAATTTCAACCCGAGACTTTCAGAGCGGATCGAGGTTCGAACGTATCAAAATTTTGGTTAAAGGAAATATTTACTGTAGGAAATAAACAATTTACCTTTCCCTATAAGAGCCAGCAACTTCATAGTATCAATGTTGATTCACAAACCATCCAGCCGGAAAATGAGTTCGTGCCGGAAGATGAAAATATTAATACCGTACAAGATGCACATGGAAATCACCTGATCGTTTCAGTAAGTGATGATGGTGTTATTAGTTTTTTTGAGACTTCGGAAGAAAGAATAGAATTAAAGTATCGGTTCGCCGCCTTTGATGAAAACCCCGCTGTAAAACTCATATCACAAGACCTAACAAAAGACCTTTGGATTGGGACCTCGAGCAACCAATTACATCATTTTAAATTTCCTTCCGAAAAGATCAGGAACTTTCTTATGGGTTCTTCCATAAGAGCGATACATCATCTGGACGGCCCTAATTATTTGGTTGCAACCGAAGCTGATGGCTGGTATAATATCAATACCGAAACCCAAGAGCAGAAACCATTTCCACTGAAAGAGGCGAATAAGCTATTTATACCCAATTCTTCTCGTAATATGATACTGGAAGGGGACAGTTTGTGGAGTAATCATGGGGGTAGTGTAATAAGAGTAAATGTCGCTACTGGAGTAGCGAGGAGTTATAAGCATTTTCCCATCCTGTGTTTAGAAAGATTAAATGATTCGTTGCTGGTCTATGGTACGAAAGGATATAAATTAATGGGTTTTAATACTCATACCAGGGCCCACCGCGAATTGGCTACCACAGATTCACTGGAGGTCTACGATGTTTCTATATCCCGCAACAAGGAGTTTATTCTTGGCGGGACAGATTTAGGTCTTTTGGTATTTAATACTAAAACTTCGGAAGCCAGATTACTTGAGACTTCTTCCGGGCTTGAAGACGAATTTATCCTGATGGTGGACCGGCTAGTAGATTCTCAATTTTTATTAGGTACTCGTTCCGGCAAACTTATTCGCTTTGATGCGGCTTCAGAAACTTTTGAAACACTGTATGAAGACCCCCTGAAAGCCGGTATAGCAACTGTTTTACAAGACGGTGATAGTTACTGGATCAACACTTTCAATGGACTCGTGGTTTATGATTCTAAAAACAACAGCAGTGTTAGATACTCTAAAAAAGATGGATTAAGTGACAATGAGGCAAACAGATATAGTGCTTTAAAGCGGGGTGATGAGATGCTGGTGGGTACGATCAACGGACTTAATTATTTTCGTCCTTCCCAATTAAACCCCAGGAAGATAGAGGCCAGTTTGGTATTACTGAAAGTGAAGAATTACGATGGTGATCTAGGGGAGATGGTGGATAATTTTAACCGCGTTAAATTAGATCAGGAAAAGAGGATCGTGCTAACGGCTGAAAATAAATCTTTTGAGATCGACTATTCACTTACCCATAATATCGACGCTATGCCTATTAGTTATCGCTACAGACTGGACGGTGATCCCTGGACGGATCTTGGAACACAATCTTCCCTGCGCTTTTCAAATTTTGCAACAGGAAGGTTCAACCTGGAGATCGAAGCATTGGATTTTTCGGGTAATAAGATCGGGGAGTCGCTGGAAATACCTATAATTTCGAAGGATTTTTTCTATAAGACCTGGTGGTTCTATTTGCTAGTACTCTTTCTTGCTTCAATTTTGTTCTTTTATCTTCTGAAGCAGGCGAGCTTAAAGAGTCGTCTTCAGCAAAGATTCTCTGAAGCACTTATGTTTTCGCAAGAGCGGGAGCGCACCCGCATAGCCGGTGAATTACACGATAGTGTTGGACAGCAATTAACCCTTATCAAGAAAAAGGCACAAAATGCCGATCATGATGAGATTTCAGCCCTTACCCATAAAGCGCTGGAAGAAGTAAGAGGAATTTCCAGAGGACTATACCCGGCTGTGTTAAAACAACTGGGGCTCACAGAAAGCATTGAGCAATTGATATACGATCTTGATGAGGAAACCAGTATGTTCTTTTCTGCCGATATCGATAATATAGACGATCTATTAAATGAAAAGGAATCGTTGAATTTCTACAGGTTCATACAGGAAAGTTTTAATAATATCGTAAAACATTCGCAGGCAACGTCGGTGGACGTAACTATAAAACGAAGATCAAGAGGTTTTACGGCCAAAATAGAGGATAATGGGATAGGGTTTTCGGTTTCAGAAAAAGAGAAACAAAATAGCCTTGGCCTTAAGACTTTGTCCGAACGCATTCGTATCTTGGGAGGGACTTTAACATTGGAGAGTACGCCCAATGGAGGTACACGAATCATAGCCGATATAAAATAGACCATGAGTAATCTAAAAATTCTTGTCGCCGATGATCATCCTATGTTGTTGAAAGGACTAACCGATGAATTGTCCAATAACGGTTACCATGTGCTGGAAGGTGCTGAAAATGGAGCACAGGCCTTAGAGATCATCCTTGATAAAGCACCTCAAATCGCTATCCTGGATATAGAGATGCCTATTCTTTCAGGCTTCGAAGTGATAAAAAAATGTCGTGAAGAAGATCTAAAAACCCGATTCATCATTTTAACCTCCCACAAGGAAAAGGCCTTTGTACACAAGGCAAAGAAGCTTAATATATCCGGTTATCTGCTAAAAGACGAACCATTTAAAGAAATAGATGCCTGTATCCAGGCTGTAGCTAAAGGCGAAAATTATTTTAGTAAGGAATTTGATGAAATATTCAATACCCAGGTTTCGCCAGAGCTCGCGAAAATAAAATTCTTATCTCCCTCCGAACGAACTATCGTTAGACTCATCGCCCAGGAAAAGACCTCGAAAGAGATTGGAGAGTTACTTAGTATTTCCTATCGAACGGTTCAGAAACATAGGGCCAATATCATCCAGAAACTCGATTTGCCTTCCGGAATGGACGCTCTCTCCCAATGGACCGAAGAGAATAAGGAACTTATTCTTTCCCTGTAAGAAAAGTACATAAGTACCCCTACTTAGTTTTAGACATTACGTACGTATTTTCTGGTATTTGCTGCGCCTATATATTTA includes the following:
- a CDS encoding sensor histidine kinase, whose product is MKFLSLFLLLITVPALSQSSKLDHSIFDQNDGLELDRILAMEFDDEGFLWLGGTNQDVRKIILNDTELALQRFNGSIFHTIPLPVVQPPLTLVSHIYKREDGLFYVVAQSEEEHLYLFDPLSLEFSEIEMGDTDKGLVSCSNVFRYKDKDYLLTQEASTITLNVLTKDAVLVPQFSFQNKDHRFLLESSTKFLPFDDFCLIGDDNFPLTLLDWEGNVLKEFQPETFRADRGSNVSKFWLKEIFTVGNKQFTFPYKSQQLHSINVDSQTIQPENEFVPEDENINTVQDAHGNHLIVSVSDDGVISFFETSEERIELKYRFAAFDENPAVKLISQDLTKDLWIGTSSNQLHHFKFPSEKIRNFLMGSSIRAIHHLDGPNYLVATEADGWYNINTETQEQKPFPLKEANKLFIPNSSRNMILEGDSLWSNHGGSVIRVNVATGVARSYKHFPILCLERLNDSLLVYGTKGYKLMGFNTHTRAHRELATTDSLEVYDVSISRNKEFILGGTDLGLLVFNTKTSEARLLETSSGLEDEFILMVDRLVDSQFLLGTRSGKLIRFDAASETFETLYEDPLKAGIATVLQDGDSYWINTFNGLVVYDSKNNSSVRYSKKDGLSDNEANRYSALKRGDEMLVGTINGLNYFRPSQLNPRKIEASLVLLKVKNYDGDLGEMVDNFNRVKLDQEKRIVLTAENKSFEIDYSLTHNIDAMPISYRYRLDGDPWTDLGTQSSLRFSNFATGRFNLEIEALDFSGNKIGESLEIPIISKDFFYKTWWFYLLVLFLASILFFYLLKQASLKSRLQQRFSEALMFSQERERTRIAGELHDSVGQQLTLIKKKAQNADHDEISALTHKALEEVRGISRGLYPAVLKQLGLTESIEQLIYDLDEETSMFFSADIDNIDDLLNEKESLNFYRFIQESFNNIVKHSQATSVDVTIKRRSRGFTAKIEDNGIGFSVSEKEKQNSLGLKTLSERIRILGGTLTLESTPNGGTRIIADIK
- a CDS encoding response regulator — protein: MSNLKILVADDHPMLLKGLTDELSNNGYHVLEGAENGAQALEIILDKAPQIAILDIEMPILSGFEVIKKCREEDLKTRFIILTSHKEKAFVHKAKKLNISGYLLKDEPFKEIDACIQAVAKGENYFSKEFDEIFNTQVSPELAKIKFLSPSERTIVRLIAQEKTSKEIGELLSISYRTVQKHRANIIQKLDLPSGMDALSQWTEENKELILSL